A single Kribbella aluminosa DNA region contains:
- a CDS encoding SDR family NAD(P)-dependent oxidoreductase has protein sequence MRLDGKVALVTGGSAGIGAAVVDGLAAAGVRVIVHGRDEERSAAVAQRVGGAVVLGDLAVPGAAADVADAAIAVHGQVDVLVANAGAGWSGPFTGLGGDELDRLVTLDLLAPLHLVRCLLPPMIERRNGHVALVGSVAGRTAVAGEAVYAATKAALDIFAESLRLELRDTGVGVSLTVPGVVDTGFFTARGRPYDRKRPRPVPAAVVARALVDGITNDRAEIWVPGWLRVAPAVRALAPGVYRRLSARFGEQVVSR, from the coding sequence ATGCGACTGGACGGCAAGGTCGCGTTGGTGACCGGCGGGTCTGCGGGGATCGGCGCGGCGGTGGTGGACGGCCTCGCCGCGGCCGGGGTACGGGTGATCGTGCACGGGCGCGACGAGGAACGCAGCGCGGCCGTAGCTCAGCGGGTCGGTGGTGCCGTCGTCCTCGGAGATCTGGCCGTGCCCGGCGCGGCGGCCGATGTTGCGGACGCCGCGATCGCCGTTCACGGGCAGGTCGACGTACTGGTCGCGAATGCCGGGGCCGGCTGGTCCGGTCCGTTCACGGGTCTGGGCGGCGACGAGCTGGACCGTCTGGTCACGCTCGACCTGCTCGCTCCGCTGCACCTGGTTCGTTGCCTCCTGCCCCCGATGATCGAACGGCGGAACGGTCACGTCGCTCTCGTCGGATCGGTTGCGGGTCGTACGGCGGTGGCGGGCGAGGCCGTGTACGCCGCCACCAAGGCAGCCCTCGACATCTTCGCGGAGAGCCTGCGCCTGGAGCTTCGTGATACAGGTGTTGGTGTGAGTCTCACCGTCCCCGGCGTCGTGGACACCGGGTTCTTCACCGCACGCGGCCGGCCGTACGACCGGAAACGTCCGCGGCCGGTGCCCGCCGCCGTGGTCGCGCGGGCGCTGGTCGATGGCATCACCAACGACCGCGCCGAGATCTGGGTGCCGGGCTGGCTGCGGGTCGCGCCGGCGGTCCGCGCGCTGGCCCCCGGTGTGTATCGCCGGCTGTCCGCCCGGTTCGGCGAGCAGGTGGTGTCAAGATGA
- a CDS encoding wax ester/triacylglycerol synthase domain-containing protein — MTGIVVPSADAFFLHVEGTGTAQHVGGVVALEPADRRPSIEEVRTLVADGFARLPRMHQRLGPSSRWRRLRWIEDEHVDLDWHVTEYRSPDGWAGLLRLIGDLAEQPMPRDRPLWRIVLVRDVGPGGADALVVLLHHSIADGIGAVLHTFSLFEPRPALPAPVGPRPGRLARAAAVAVGLAQLATDGPARPLPPGSLRREFGVAEVELEVVRRVAADRGVRVTDLLIALLADGVYAVSTGLPRTLRISVSTVVRTSDSVVKGDAVEGNAIGATMVKVPVDGRPFEELLAEVSARSERLRRSTRALAARFVMATGLRAVPEPFVRWFAQTVYGPRFLHGVVSNMPGPTVPMTFAGVPHHRVYPILPLAPGTPLSVGALSWGGVLGIGLATDPELIDAAALADHVNRALRRLWAGPLEGEEEASA, encoded by the coding sequence ATGACCGGGATCGTGGTGCCGTCGGCCGACGCGTTCTTCCTGCATGTCGAAGGGACGGGCACGGCCCAGCACGTCGGAGGTGTCGTCGCCCTCGAACCGGCCGATCGGCGCCCGTCGATCGAGGAGGTACGAACGCTGGTCGCCGACGGATTCGCCCGGCTGCCGAGGATGCACCAGCGACTCGGACCATCGTCACGGTGGCGCCGGCTGCGCTGGATCGAGGACGAGCACGTCGACCTGGACTGGCACGTCACCGAGTACCGGTCGCCGGACGGCTGGGCCGGGCTGCTGCGTCTCATCGGCGACCTCGCCGAGCAGCCGATGCCGCGGGACCGGCCGCTGTGGCGGATCGTGCTGGTCCGCGACGTCGGCCCGGGTGGTGCGGACGCGCTCGTGGTGCTGCTTCATCATTCGATTGCCGACGGCATCGGTGCGGTCCTGCACACGTTCAGCCTGTTCGAGCCGCGCCCGGCGTTGCCGGCACCGGTGGGCCCGAGGCCCGGCCGGCTCGCGCGGGCAGCGGCCGTCGCCGTAGGCCTCGCCCAGCTCGCGACCGACGGCCCCGCCCGGCCGTTGCCGCCCGGTTCGCTACGTCGTGAGTTCGGCGTCGCCGAGGTCGAGCTGGAGGTCGTACGGCGGGTCGCTGCGGATCGTGGCGTCCGCGTGACCGACCTGCTGATCGCCCTGCTCGCCGACGGGGTGTACGCCGTGTCGACAGGGCTTCCGCGGACCCTGCGGATCTCGGTGTCGACGGTGGTGCGGACCTCGGACAGCGTCGTAAAGGGCGATGCGGTCGAGGGCAACGCGATCGGCGCGACCATGGTCAAGGTGCCCGTCGACGGGCGGCCGTTCGAGGAGCTGCTGGCCGAGGTGTCCGCCCGGAGCGAGCGACTGCGCCGCTCGACGCGAGCGCTGGCGGCCCGCTTCGTGATGGCGACCGGGCTGCGGGCGGTGCCGGAGCCGTTCGTCCGCTGGTTCGCGCAGACTGTGTACGGACCACGGTTCCTGCACGGGGTGGTGTCGAACATGCCCGGCCCGACGGTGCCGATGACGTTCGCCGGGGTGCCGCACCACCGCGTGTACCCGATCCTGCCGCTGGCGCCCGGTACGCCGCTCTCCGTGGGTGCCTTGAGCTGGGGAGGTGTGCTCGGGATCGGGCTGGCGACCGACCCGGAGCTGATCGACGCCGCCGCGCTGGCCGACCACGTGAACCGCGCGCTCAGGCGGTTATGGGCCGGGCCACTCGAGGGCGAGGAAGAGGCGAGCGCGTGA
- a CDS encoding PucR family transcriptional regulator, with protein MTIATFDRAGLEKALLDDLPDLLAEVRDRLAEHWPDYAAFLDTNRDAVLGPAELFVHRLLDMSLANLSNPEETTPERADAAVRPVFEEIGRRQLREGNDLTRLLTAFQLGARVAWRHVAATALRLEFAPDNLAALADSVFVFVNQLSFSAANGYLQEQIDDAVARERRREELANLLLAGRASAEAIRTAAAQAAWRIPDTAAVVIYSGDHHAATTLVARLEPGALPIRRDGLVVGAIVPEPSGPGRRLQLSRELAGMGAVVGNAVTLAQLPRSLEIARIAVRLRSTGVLSDDPVFADEHLDALIVWRDEALVAALRDEMLAPLGGETDAARDRLAETLASWLRHFGDRQAIAHELSIHPQTVRYRMARLRTLYGERLDDPDSRARLFLALEWPGP; from the coding sequence ATGACCATCGCCACCTTCGATCGCGCCGGCCTCGAGAAGGCCCTGCTCGACGATCTGCCGGACCTGCTCGCCGAGGTCCGCGACCGGCTGGCCGAGCACTGGCCCGACTACGCGGCCTTCCTGGACACCAACCGGGACGCCGTCCTCGGGCCCGCCGAGCTGTTCGTGCACCGGCTGCTCGACATGTCGCTCGCCAACCTCAGCAACCCCGAGGAGACCACACCCGAACGCGCCGACGCGGCCGTCCGCCCGGTGTTCGAGGAGATCGGCCGCCGCCAACTCCGGGAGGGCAACGACCTGACCCGGTTGCTGACCGCCTTCCAGCTCGGCGCCCGGGTCGCGTGGCGGCACGTCGCGGCGACCGCGCTCCGGCTGGAGTTCGCACCCGACAACCTCGCGGCGCTGGCGGACTCGGTGTTCGTCTTCGTCAACCAGCTCTCGTTCTCGGCCGCGAACGGGTACCTGCAGGAGCAGATCGACGACGCGGTGGCCCGGGAGCGCCGCCGCGAGGAGCTCGCGAACCTGCTGCTCGCCGGCCGCGCGAGCGCCGAGGCGATCCGGACCGCGGCCGCGCAGGCGGCCTGGCGGATCCCGGACACCGCCGCGGTCGTCATCTACAGCGGCGACCACCACGCCGCCACCACGCTGGTCGCCAGGCTCGAGCCCGGCGCACTGCCGATCCGGCGCGACGGTCTCGTCGTCGGCGCCATCGTCCCGGAGCCGTCCGGTCCGGGTCGCCGGCTGCAGCTCAGCCGGGAGCTCGCCGGGATGGGCGCGGTGGTCGGCAACGCCGTCACGCTGGCGCAGTTGCCGCGCAGCCTGGAGATCGCCCGGATCGCCGTTCGGCTGCGGAGCACCGGCGTACTGTCCGACGACCCGGTGTTCGCCGACGAGCACCTGGACGCACTGATCGTCTGGCGCGACGAGGCGCTGGTCGCCGCGCTGCGCGACGAGATGCTCGCGCCGCTCGGAGGCGAGACGGACGCCGCCCGCGATCGGCTCGCCGAAACCCTCGCCAGCTGGCTGCGGCACTTCGGCGACCGGCAGGCGATCGCCCACGAGCTGAGCATCCACCCGCAGACCGTGCGCTACCGGATGGCACGGCTCAGGACCCTGTACGGCGAACGCCTGGACGACCCCGACTCACGCGCTCGCCTCTTCCTCGCCCTCGAGTGGCCCGGCCCATAA
- the hpnC gene encoding squalene synthase HpnC, whose translation MHPDGLQSALGRREHGENFPVALKVLPGGPRDGLHAIYAYARTVDELGDSYPGDRTAALQAFAADLERIWSSGQPVHPVLRRLLPVVRAHDLPADPFHRLIQANLQDQTVTRYQTFDDLLGYCRLSADPVGRLVLGVFGVNDPETERLSDLVCTALQLVEHWQDVGEDRRAGRVYLPQEDLTTYGVPESDLDDAEASASLRQLMMFETERAAQLLGEGAVIVRRLHGWARVSVAGFVAGGQATVRALRRTGGDVLAQEARPSKAETIRLLIRAVAR comes from the coding sequence GTGCATCCAGACGGACTGCAGAGCGCACTCGGCAGGAGGGAACACGGGGAGAACTTCCCTGTCGCGTTGAAGGTCCTCCCCGGTGGGCCGCGGGACGGACTCCATGCCATCTACGCCTACGCCCGTACGGTCGACGAGCTGGGCGACAGTTACCCGGGGGACCGGACGGCCGCGTTGCAGGCTTTCGCCGCCGACCTGGAGCGGATCTGGTCGAGCGGGCAGCCGGTGCATCCCGTCCTGCGCCGGCTGCTCCCGGTCGTTCGCGCCCACGACCTCCCGGCGGACCCGTTCCACCGCCTGATCCAGGCCAACCTGCAGGACCAGACGGTCACGCGTTACCAGACCTTCGACGACCTGCTCGGCTACTGCCGGCTGTCCGCCGACCCGGTCGGCCGGCTGGTGCTGGGTGTCTTCGGCGTCAACGATCCCGAGACCGAGCGGCTGTCGGATCTGGTGTGTACGGCGCTGCAGCTGGTCGAGCACTGGCAGGACGTCGGCGAGGACCGCCGGGCCGGGCGGGTCTACCTGCCGCAGGAGGATCTGACGACGTACGGCGTCCCCGAAAGTGATCTCGACGACGCCGAGGCGTCCGCGTCGCTGCGGCAGCTGATGATGTTCGAGACCGAGCGGGCCGCACAGCTGCTCGGCGAAGGGGCCGTGATCGTACGGCGGCTGCACGGCTGGGCGCGGGTGTCGGTGGCCGGGTTCGTGGCCGGCGGGCAGGCGACGGTCCGGGCGTTGCGGCGTACCGGCGGCGACGTGCTGGCCCAGGAGGCGCGGCCGTCGAAGGCTGAGACGATCCGGCTGCTGATCAGGGCGGTGGCGCGATGA
- the hpnD gene encoding presqualene diphosphate synthase HpnD codes for MTVAEAYVACLDITRSEARNFYYGIRLLPPPKRNALSALYALARRIDDIGDGALPLADKRTALAEVRKDLGRLDDLSDPVYVAVADAARRYPVPLGAFEELVAGVETDLGDVRVGDFEELVVYCRRVAGSVGRLCLSIFGTADADFETLSQYADQLGIALQQTNILRDIREDFGNGRIYLPADELERFGARIALDEHGVLEDPQGRLAGYIRYAAGRAQDWYSLGWRLLPYLDRRSGASCRAMSGIYHHLLRRIGANPVLVYDRRLSLSAAEKAQVALASLAGVRS; via the coding sequence ATGACGGTTGCGGAGGCGTACGTCGCGTGCCTGGACATCACCCGATCGGAGGCGCGCAACTTCTACTACGGCATCCGGTTGCTGCCGCCGCCGAAACGCAACGCGCTGTCGGCGTTGTACGCGCTGGCCCGGCGGATCGACGACATCGGCGACGGCGCCCTGCCGCTGGCGGACAAGCGGACCGCGCTCGCCGAGGTCCGCAAGGATCTGGGCCGGCTCGACGACCTGAGCGATCCGGTGTACGTCGCGGTGGCCGACGCCGCCCGCCGGTACCCGGTCCCGCTCGGCGCCTTCGAGGAGCTCGTCGCGGGGGTCGAGACCGACCTGGGCGACGTACGCGTCGGCGACTTCGAGGAGCTGGTCGTGTACTGCCGCCGCGTGGCCGGGTCGGTCGGCCGCCTGTGCCTGTCGATCTTCGGTACCGCGGACGCCGACTTCGAGACGCTCTCGCAGTACGCCGACCAGCTCGGCATCGCACTGCAGCAGACCAACATCCTGCGCGACATCCGGGAGGACTTCGGCAACGGCCGGATCTACCTTCCGGCGGACGAGCTGGAGCGGTTCGGCGCGCGGATCGCGCTCGACGAGCACGGCGTACTCGAAGACCCGCAAGGCCGACTGGCCGGCTACATCCGGTACGCCGCCGGCCGCGCGCAGGACTGGTACTCGCTCGGCTGGCGGTTGCTGCCGTACCTCGACCGGCGCAGCGGCGCCTCGTGCCGGGCGATGTCGGGGATCTATCACCACCTGCTCCGCCGGATCGGTGCGAACCCGGTGCTCGTGTACGACCGGCGGCTGTCGTTGTCGGCCGCGGAGAAGGCCCAGGTGGCGCTGGCGTCGTTGGCCGGGGTGCGCTCGTGA
- the hpnE gene encoding hydroxysqualene dehydroxylase HpnE encodes MKRVAVVGGGLAGITAALELADAGCAVVLLEGRPKLGGLTHSFERSGRWIDNGQHVFLRCCTSYLRLLDRLGVRDQVHLQRRLDVPVLSGRHSGVGRIRRNGMPAPLHLGPALLSYRWLTVAERIAAVRAALAMRRVDRTAAEVDAQSFGDWLAAHGQDARAVEALWELIGIATLNARAEDASLAVAATVFQLGLLERSDAADIGWSSVPLQQLHGAAAARALTAAGAAVRLRARVRVLDEKDGGWAIEGETYDDVVLAVPPADAAALLPDGAVELPGGWAEALGSSPIVNAHVVFDRVVLDEPFVAGVDSPLQWVFDRGTEPDGQYIAVSLSAADALIDVPVADLRDVLVPALRQLLPAAADARVKEFFVTRERNATFRPAPGSGRFRPGATTNRAGLHLAGAWTATGWPATMEGAVRSGEAAAASVLNAAAVPVPDAAS; translated from the coding sequence GTGAAGCGCGTGGCCGTCGTCGGCGGCGGTCTGGCCGGGATCACCGCGGCGCTGGAGCTGGCCGACGCGGGGTGTGCGGTGGTGCTGTTGGAGGGGCGGCCGAAGCTGGGTGGGCTGACGCACTCGTTCGAACGGAGCGGGCGGTGGATCGACAACGGGCAGCACGTGTTCCTCCGGTGCTGTACGTCGTACCTGCGGCTGCTCGATCGCCTGGGGGTGCGGGACCAGGTGCACCTGCAGCGGCGGCTCGACGTACCGGTGCTGAGCGGTCGGCACTCCGGGGTCGGGCGGATCCGGCGGAACGGGATGCCGGCGCCGCTGCACCTTGGCCCCGCGTTGCTGTCGTATCGCTGGCTGACTGTGGCGGAGCGGATTGCGGCCGTACGTGCGGCGCTCGCGATGAGGCGGGTGGACCGGACAGCCGCGGAGGTCGACGCGCAGTCGTTCGGGGACTGGCTGGCCGCGCACGGGCAGGACGCGCGGGCGGTGGAGGCGCTGTGGGAGCTGATCGGGATCGCGACGCTCAACGCCCGGGCCGAGGACGCATCGCTGGCGGTGGCGGCGACGGTGTTCCAGCTCGGACTGCTCGAGCGCAGTGATGCCGCGGACATCGGCTGGTCGTCGGTGCCGTTGCAGCAGTTGCACGGCGCCGCCGCCGCGCGGGCGTTGACGGCGGCGGGTGCCGCGGTGCGGTTGCGGGCGCGGGTCCGGGTGCTGGACGAGAAGGATGGTGGATGGGCGATCGAGGGCGAGACCTACGACGACGTCGTACTCGCGGTGCCGCCGGCCGATGCGGCGGCGTTGCTGCCGGATGGTGCGGTGGAGCTGCCGGGAGGATGGGCGGAGGCACTCGGTAGCTCGCCGATCGTCAATGCGCATGTGGTGTTCGACCGGGTGGTGCTGGACGAGCCGTTCGTCGCCGGTGTCGACAGCCCGCTGCAATGGGTGTTCGACCGTGGCACCGAGCCGGACGGCCAGTACATCGCGGTCTCGCTGTCCGCGGCCGACGCACTGATCGACGTCCCCGTCGCGGACCTCCGGGACGTGTTGGTACCCGCCCTCCGGCAGCTGCTTCCCGCGGCTGCCGACGCGCGTGTGAAGGAGTTCTTCGTGACCCGAGAACGCAATGCCACCTTCCGGCCGGCGCCCGGATCTGGCCGGTTCCGTCCCGGTGCGACGACGAATCGCGCCGGCCTGCACCTCGCCGGCGCTTGGACCGCCACCGGCTGGCCCGCCACGATGGAGGGCGCCGTCCGCAGTGGTGAGGCGGCTGCCGCGTCGGTGCTCAACGCCGCGGCAGTACCTGTTCCGGACGCTGCCTCATGA